One genomic segment of Hordeum vulgare subsp. vulgare chromosome 2H, MorexV3_pseudomolecules_assembly, whole genome shotgun sequence includes these proteins:
- the LOC123425148 gene encoding uncharacterized protein LOC123425148 isoform X2, which yields MESYANGAKFDCLLFDMDDTIYPLSLGINLACRKNIQDYMLDKLQIEESLVPKMCLDLYREYGTTMAGLKLMGYDFDYDEFHASVHGKLPYEKLKPDPVLRSLLISMPQRKIIFTNSDEAHAATVLEKMGLEGCFEGIICFETLNPKNPGGTGAGGDGSGKRVLCKPSLESMQAVVEIAKLDPKKTVFFDDSPRNIASGKSAGFHTVIVGSSALVPGADVALESIHNIREALPELWEAGGDHVEAAVGIRSAAVAETTVLA from the exons ATGGAATCCTACGCCAACGGAGCCAAATTTGACTGCCTGCTGTTTG ACATGGATGACACCATCTACCCACTGAGCTTGGGAATCAACTTAGCATGCCGCAAGAACATCCAAG ACTACATGCTGGACAAACTTCAGATCGAGGAGAGCCTGGTCCCCAAGATGTGCCTAGATTTGTACAGGGAATACGGAACTACAATGGCCGGTCTGAAA CTTATGGGCTACGATTTCGACTACGATGAATTCCACGCCAGCGTGCACGGAAAACTGCCGTACGAGAAGCTGAAGCCGGACCCTGTCCTGAGGAGCCTGCTGATTTCGATGCCACAGAGGAAAATC ATATTCACCAACTCCGACGAGGCTCACGCGGCGACCGTCCTGGAGAAGATGGGGCTGGAGGGATGCTTCGAGGGGATCATATGCTTCGAGACCCTGAACCCCAAGAATCCAGGAGGCACGGGCGCCGGCGGCGACGGCTCCGGCAAGAGGGTCCTCTGCAAGCCGTCCCTCGAGTCCATGCAAGCCGTGGTGGAGATCGCCAAGCTCGACCCCAAGAAGACA GTGTTCTTCGACGACAGCCCGCGCAACATCGCCTCGGGAAAATCGGCAGGCTTCCATACCGTCATC GTAGGGAGCTCGGCGCTCGTGCCCGGGGCGGACGTGGCGCTGGAGAGCATCCACAACATCAGGGAGGCGCTGCCGGAGCTCTGGGAGGCGGGCGGCGACCACGTCGAGGCCGCCGTCGGCATCCGGTCCGCCGCCGTCGCGGAGACCACCGTGCTCGCGTGA
- the LOC123425148 gene encoding uncharacterized protein LOC123425148 isoform X1, protein MASTADLRCVCVCARSSCSVFLPFSVEVHVHAIAGTAQPQPVKMESYANGAKFDCLLFDMDDTIYPLSLGINLACRKNIQDYMLDKLQIEESLVPKMCLDLYREYGTTMAGLKLMGYDFDYDEFHASVHGKLPYEKLKPDPVLRSLLISMPQRKIIFTNSDEAHAATVLEKMGLEGCFEGIICFETLNPKNPGGTGAGGDGSGKRVLCKPSLESMQAVVEIAKLDPKKTVFFDDSPRNIASGKSAGFHTVIVGSSALVPGADVALESIHNIREALPELWEAGGDHVEAAVGIRSAAVAETTVLA, encoded by the exons ATGGCATCCACTGCTGACCtgcgttgtgtgtgtgtgtgcgcgcgcagcTCCTGCTCTGTCTTCCTTCCGTTCAGCGTCGAGGTACATGTGCATGCCATTGCAG GCACTGCCCAACCTCAACCTGTGAAGATGGAATCCTACGCCAACGGAGCCAAATTTGACTGCCTGCTGTTTG ACATGGATGACACCATCTACCCACTGAGCTTGGGAATCAACTTAGCATGCCGCAAGAACATCCAAG ACTACATGCTGGACAAACTTCAGATCGAGGAGAGCCTGGTCCCCAAGATGTGCCTAGATTTGTACAGGGAATACGGAACTACAATGGCCGGTCTGAAA CTTATGGGCTACGATTTCGACTACGATGAATTCCACGCCAGCGTGCACGGAAAACTGCCGTACGAGAAGCTGAAGCCGGACCCTGTCCTGAGGAGCCTGCTGATTTCGATGCCACAGAGGAAAATC ATATTCACCAACTCCGACGAGGCTCACGCGGCGACCGTCCTGGAGAAGATGGGGCTGGAGGGATGCTTCGAGGGGATCATATGCTTCGAGACCCTGAACCCCAAGAATCCAGGAGGCACGGGCGCCGGCGGCGACGGCTCCGGCAAGAGGGTCCTCTGCAAGCCGTCCCTCGAGTCCATGCAAGCCGTGGTGGAGATCGCCAAGCTCGACCCCAAGAAGACA GTGTTCTTCGACGACAGCCCGCGCAACATCGCCTCGGGAAAATCGGCAGGCTTCCATACCGTCATC GTAGGGAGCTCGGCGCTCGTGCCCGGGGCGGACGTGGCGCTGGAGAGCATCCACAACATCAGGGAGGCGCTGCCGGAGCTCTGGGAGGCGGGCGGCGACCACGTCGAGGCCGCCGTCGGCATCCGGTCCGCCGCCGTCGCGGAGACCACCGTGCTCGCGTGA